A single region of the Salvia miltiorrhiza cultivar Shanhuang (shh) chromosome 8, IMPLAD_Smil_shh, whole genome shotgun sequence genome encodes:
- the LOC131000062 gene encoding double-stranded RNA-binding protein 6 encodes MYKNQLQELAQRSCFNLPSYTCIREGPDHAPRFKAVVNFNGESFESPYFCSNLRLAEHAAAEAALASLSSRGPSHSLAARILDETGVYKNLLQEIAQRVGSPLPRYTIYRSGLGHLPVFTGIVELAGITFQGEPAKNKKQAEKNAALAAWLSLKQLAQKDAGSSLEHENTEEQEQIRIARALQNYRMKEKMGVAGLVNSISLPFLQKNSVPTPRPSSPQRPPMSVSKILPLFCQKTASRSRPPSIINNTTLQPSPSSLPRSSEVGNTHTQSQRHPVVGAAPYVPVNQYRTPYHGIAPPVTMRTAVPVFSAPPAARVMHPRPSGVVPPVRMRQAIPVFSAPPAPKPPSVSAAPPPSEKMQPPADDSTCNVDESTAIKCMEQLEL; translated from the exons atgTATAAGAACCAGCTACAGGAGCTGGCGCAGAGGAGCTGCTTCAACCTTCCATCCTACACGTGCATAAGGGAGGGTCCGGACCACGCGCCGCGCTTCAAAGCCGTCGTCAACTTCAACGGTGAGAGCTTCGAGAGCCCCTACTTCTGCTCCAACCTCCGCCTCGCCGAGCACGCTGCCGCCGAGGCCGCCCTCGCCTCCCTCTCCTCCCGCGGCCCCTCCCACTCCCTCGCCGCCCGCATCCTC GATGAAACAGGGGTTTATAAGAACCTCCTGCAGGAGATTGCACAAAGAGTTGGATCTCCATTGCCTCGCTACACAATCTATAGGTCTGGTTTAGGGCACTTGCCCGTCTTCACAGGAATCGTGGAATTGGCTGGAATCACGTTTCAGGGAGAACCGGCTAAGAACAAGAAGCAAGCAGAGAAGAATGCAGCACTTGCGGCTTGGCTGTCGTTAAAACAAT TGGCACAGAAAGATGCAGGCTCTTCCCTCGAACACGAAAATACTGAGGAACAGGAGCAGATCAGAATAGCGAGGGCCTTGCAGAACTACCGAATGAAGGAAAAGATGGGCGTGGCTGGCTTAGTTAACAGCATCTCGTTACcatttctacaaaaaaattcAGTTCCAACTCCCCGCCCCTCTAGTCCACAGCGCCCTCCAATGTCCGTATCCAAAATCCTCCCCTTGTTTTGCCAGAAAACTGCTTCTCGGAGTAGGCCCCCGTCTATCATAAACAACACAACTTTGCAGCCTTCACCATCATCCCTTCCTCGGTCATCAGAAGTTGGGAATACACATACTCAGAGCCAGAGGCATCCTGTTGTTGGGGCAGCTCCTTACGTCCCCGTCAACCAATATAGGACACCTTACCATGGGATTGCTCCGCCCGTTACTATGAGAACAGCAGTGCCAGTTTTCTCAGCACCACCTGCTGCTCGAGTGATGCATCCCCGACCAAGTGGAGTAGTCCCACCAGTACGTATGAGGCAGGCGATTCCTGTCTTCTCAGCTCCACCGGCCCCAAAACCACCCTCTGTCTCGGCTGCCCCACCACCCTCGGAGAAGATGCAGCCACCTGCAGATGACAGCACTTGCAACGTTGATGAATCTACCGCCATCAAATGCATGGAGCAGCTCGAGTTATGA